One stretch of Thermanaerosceptrum fracticalcis DNA includes these proteins:
- a CDS encoding YaaR family protein, whose product MRIRNEQKPKNLIASPHIAGRRETRGLHSPEFPDLLNHYSGPDWQLALDEILKKLDEAGQRLAKNFSVYDMKLYKETLKKFLYNTLGRVYDLKEETGWTRQGRPKVYQRIEMINGELEELSRLVLAEQKDSLKILEKMDHIRGLLVDLYS is encoded by the coding sequence ATGCGGATTAGAAATGAGCAAAAGCCCAAAAACCTTATAGCTTCGCCCCACATTGCAGGGAGGAGGGAAACCAGAGGACTTCACAGTCCTGAATTTCCCGATTTATTAAACCACTACAGCGGCCCTGACTGGCAGCTCGCTCTCGATGAAATCCTCAAGAAATTGGACGAGGCAGGGCAGCGCCTGGCCAAGAATTTTTCCGTTTATGACATGAAGCTCTATAAAGAAACTTTGAAAAAATTTCTTTATAATACCCTTGGCAGGGTCTATGACTTAAAAGAGGAAACGGGCTGGACCAGGCAGGGACGTCCTAAAGTCTACCAGAGAATCGAGATGATAAATGGGGAATTAGAGGAGTTATCCCGTCTGGTTTTGGCGGAGCAGAAGGACTCCCTGAAAATACTGGAAAAAATGGACCATATTCGTGGTCTTTTAGTGGATTTATATTCTTAG
- a CDS encoding cyclic-di-AMP receptor: MKLVIAVVSDKDASLLLDQLIEQGYRATKLASTGGFLKEGNTTLFMGIEEEKVENVLAIIKSVCRSRPKIMTPIAPLSGPGEAYVPYSVEVPHGGATIFVLDVEKYLKV, encoded by the coding sequence ATGAAACTGGTTATTGCTGTGGTTAGCGATAAAGATGCCTCTCTCCTGCTGGATCAGCTCATAGAGCAAGGTTACCGTGCCACCAAACTGGCCAGCACCGGAGGGTTCCTCAAAGAAGGAAATACAACCTTGTTTATGGGCATTGAAGAAGAGAAGGTTGAGAATGTGCTGGCCATCATTAAGAGCGTTTGCCGTTCCCGCCCAAAGATTATGACACCTATTGCCCCTTTATCCGGGCCTGGAGAAGCCTATGTGCCATATAGCGTGGAAGTCCCTCACGGTGGAGCTACCATTTTTGTGCTTGATGTAGAGAAGTATCTTAAGGTGTAA
- a CDS encoding sigma factor G inhibitor Gin, whose protein sequence is MNQNVENAEKIRQQNPVPAGHKVLPVCYLCNQVPKEGIKSGFFLKGIFICEECEKELINIKPEKHDEYMLTIAKLRHILFKNKTW, encoded by the coding sequence ATGAATCAAAACGTGGAAAATGCAGAGAAGATAAGACAACAAAACCCTGTGCCCGCCGGACATAAGGTGCTGCCAGTTTGCTATCTTTGTAACCAGGTACCAAAAGAAGGTATTAAGAGCGGTTTTTTTCTTAAAGGAATCTTTATTTGTGAAGAATGTGAAAAAGAGTTGATCAATATTAAACCGGAGAAGCATGATGAATATATGCTTACCATTGCCAAATTGCGGCACATACTCTTTAAAAATAAAACCTGGTAG
- a CDS encoding aminotransferase class I/II-fold pyridoxal phosphate-dependent enzyme, with translation MKIAPLLEKIKKHIEQSYTGFHTPGHRQGKGIYTGFKELAKDICKMDLTELPGLDNLKNPTGCIKAAQELAAKLFASEQTFFLVNGSTVGLQAALLTLTPGKRVIVPRNAHISVANGLVLSGSVPLVAPVVINVEWGIPLGMEYESIAHLLAEYPDIEAFVSVQPTYEGFGCNIYELLDFLRKKEVLSIVDEAHGAHLYFQDDLPLSAQRAKADVVIQSTHKTLGALTQASMLHVNNSKLAAGVAAALNVLQTSSPSYLLMASLDSVQAQMSQEGRALVKRTWEMALELRASLRKLSGFRLIDEEVNPAWYHDPTKILLSSRELGLTGWELARILQEDYGIVVELSSYYYVLFLLTIGHEPQDTGKVVTALKEMAHRYGKTQALTPWEHPGKILEGEIELQLTPRQVYWAPKEDLPLREALGRIAGVPLAVYPPGIPLIWPGQVIGKDLLNYLEWVIKNKFPVQGLTADYKIPVVREEGSREEKRKGIR, from the coding sequence TTGAAGATTGCACCGTTATTAGAAAAAATAAAAAAACATATAGAGCAATCCTATACAGGTTTTCATACACCCGGCCACCGGCAAGGAAAGGGTATTTATACCGGCTTTAAAGAATTAGCCAAAGACATTTGTAAAATGGATTTAACAGAGCTGCCCGGCCTGGATAATTTAAAAAATCCTACCGGATGCATTAAAGCTGCTCAGGAACTGGCGGCTAAACTTTTCGCCTCTGAACAGACCTTTTTTTTAGTTAACGGCTCCACAGTCGGTCTTCAGGCTGCCCTTCTGACCCTCACTCCAGGGAAGAGGGTTATTGTGCCGAGAAACGCCCATATTTCCGTGGCAAATGGTCTTGTTTTGAGCGGCTCCGTGCCTCTCGTGGCCCCGGTGGTCATCAATGTAGAATGGGGAATCCCTTTAGGGATGGAATATGAAAGCATAGCCCATCTTTTAGCGGAATATCCCGATATAGAAGCTTTTGTTAGTGTTCAGCCTACGTATGAGGGCTTTGGATGCAATATTTATGAATTGCTAGATTTTCTCCGGAAAAAAGAGGTGCTTTCCATCGTTGATGAAGCTCACGGAGCCCATTTATATTTTCAGGATGATTTACCCCTTTCCGCCCAAAGGGCCAAGGCGGATGTGGTTATCCAGAGTACCCACAAAACCCTGGGAGCCCTTACCCAGGCCAGCATGCTTCACGTGAACAACAGTAAACTGGCTGCCGGGGTGGCGGCCGCTTTAAATGTGCTGCAAACCTCCAGTCCTTCCTATTTATTGATGGCTTCCCTGGATAGTGTACAGGCTCAGATGTCCCAGGAAGGAAGAGCCCTTGTCAAGAGAACCTGGGAAATGGCATTGGAGTTGCGCGCCAGCTTACGAAAACTGTCAGGCTTTCGCTTAATTGACGAGGAAGTAAATCCGGCCTGGTATCATGATCCCACCAAAATCCTCCTGTCTTCGAGAGAGTTAGGCCTGACAGGCTGGGAATTGGCCCGGATCTTGCAGGAAGATTACGGCATTGTGGTGGAACTGTCCAGTTATTACTATGTTCTCTTTTTGCTTACCATCGGCCATGAGCCGCAAGATACCGGAAAGGTTGTAACAGCCCTAAAAGAGATGGCCCATAGGTATGGTAAAACCCAGGCCTTGACTCCCTGGGAGCATCCCGGGAAAATATTAGAGGGAGAAATAGAATTACAATTAACGCCACGTCAGGTTTACTGGGCGCCTAAAGAAGACCTGCCCTTGAGGGAAGCTTTAGGGAGAATTGCCGGAGTTCCCCTTGCGGTGTATCCGCCCGGTATTCCGCTTATTTGGCCCGGACAGGTTATTGGTAAAGACTTGTTGAATTACTTGGAATGGGTGATTAAAAATAAATTCCCCGTGCAGGGATTGACGGCCGATTATAAGATCCCGGTGGTCCGGGAAGAGGGGTCACGGGAGGAAAAAAGGAAGGGAATAAGATGA